One part of the Entelurus aequoreus isolate RoL-2023_Sb linkage group LG05, RoL_Eaeq_v1.1, whole genome shotgun sequence genome encodes these proteins:
- the LOC133649586 gene encoding SEC14-like protein 2, producing the protein MSGRLGDLSPKQAEALHQFRERIQDVLCQLPAQHDHFLLRWLRARNFNVQKSEAMLRKHVEFRKQMKVDTIISDWRPPEVIEKYLSGGMCGYDREGSPIWYDVIGPVDPKGLFLSASKQDFIRSKIRDCEMLRGECTVQSEKLGKNVESITMIYDVEGLGLKHLWKPAIETYGEILQMFEDNYPEGLKRLFVIKAPKLFPVAFNLVKHFLSENTRHKICILGGDWQEVLLRHIHADQLPAIYGGKMTDPDGDPRCRTRINHVGPVPPSYYVRDHVSVDYDRCLTVSRGSTQQLDYEILFPGCVLRWQFSSEGADIGFGVFMKGKKGEWKKAAQMDEVLPSQRYNAHLVPEDGSLTCERPGVYVLRFDNTYSIFQAKRISFSVEVLLPDRLKAQRDHGGAQSPKDGQGDHGS; encoded by the exons TTCCGGGAGAGGATTCAGGACGTTCTTTGTCAACTTCCTGCCCAGCACGACCACTTCCTGCTGCGATGGCTGCGAG CCAGAAACTTCAACGTGCAGAAGTCCGAGGCCATGCTGCGAAAG CACGTGGAGTTCAGGAAACAAATGAAAGTGGACACCATCATCAGCGACTGGCGCCCCCCTGAG GTGATCGAGAAGTATCTCTCTGGAGGAATGTGCGGCTACGACCGCGAGGGCAGTCCCATCTGGTACGACGTCATCGGGCCCGTGGACCCCAAAGGCCTCTTCCTGTCCGCCTCCAAGCAGGACTTCATCAGGTCCAAGATCCGAGACTGCGAGATGCTGCGCGGGGAGTGCACTGTCCAGTCGGAGAAG CTGGGGAAGAACGTGGAGTCCATCACCATGATCTACGACGTGGAGGGCCTGGGCTTGAAGCACTTGTGGAAGCCTGCTATTGAAACATATGGAgag ATCCTGCAGATGTTTGAGGACAACTACCCAGAAGGCCTCAAGAGGTTGTTTGTCATCAAAG CTCCCAAACTCTTCCCAGTTGCCTTCAACCTGGTCAAACACTTCCTGAGTGAGAACACGCGACACAAGATCTGCATCCTGGGTG GTGACTGGCAGGAGGTGCTGCTGAGGCACATCCACGCCGACCAGCTGCCCGCCATTTACGGCGGCAAAATGACGGATCCCGACGGAGACCCGCGCTGTCGGACCAGG ATAAACCACGTGGGCCCAGTGCCCCCCTCCTACTACGTCCGTGATCACGTCTCCGTGGACTACGATCGCTGTTTGACTGTCAGCCGAGGGTCCACACAACAGCTGGACTACGAGATCCTCTTCCCAGGATGTGTCCTCAG GTGGCAGTTCTCCAGCGAGGGAGCAGACATAGGTTTCGGGGTGTTCATGAAGGGGAAGAAGGGCGAGTGGAAGAAGGCGGCCCAGATGGACGAGGTGTTGCCCAGCCAGCGCTACAACGCCCACCTGGTGCCTGAAGACGGCTCGCTGACCTGCGAGCGACCCGGCGTGT ACGTGCTGCGCTTCGACAACACCTACAGCATCTTCCAGGCCAAGAGGATCAGTTTCAGCGTGGAGGTCCTGCTGCCGGACCGCCTGAAGGCCCAACGGGACCACGGGGGGGCCCAGAGTCCGAAGGACGGCCAGGGAGACCACGGATCGTAG